CCAGGTCGTTGGTGACGTCCCAGACCAGGTCGAGGGGGGCGTTGATGAGGATCTCGTTGTCGGTGTGGCCGGGCATGGGTCAGGCTCCCGTCTTGGCAGAGGCGTTGACGGCGTCGAGGAAGTCCTGCGGGGTCTTGGACATCTCCGCGCCGGGGGTGATCGGGCTGGCGTGCCGGTTCTCGAGCTCGCCGACGATGCCGAGCAGGGCCAGCGAGTCGACGCCGAACTCCTCGAAGGTGGCGCCGGGGCGCTCCAGCTCGATCGGGTCGACGCTGATGCCCGCCCGGCCCTTGATCAGGGCAGCGAGTTCGTCGTACGTGAGCACGTGGGTCATCGGGTTCTCCTGTGATTCGGGGGGCGGCCGGTCAGGACGGCCGGCCGGCACCGGCGCGCAGCACCAGGGCGGCGTTGGACCCCATCAG
This genomic window from Streptomyces sp. TLI_235 contains:
- a CDS encoding minimal PKS acyl carrier protein → MTHVLTYDELAALIKGRAGISVDPIELERPGATFEEFGVDSLALLGIVGELENRHASPITPGAEMSKTPQDFLDAVNASAKTGA